Proteins from a single region of Chryseobacterium sp. T16E-39:
- a CDS encoding SDR family NAD(P)-dependent oxidoreductase encodes MAKTIFITGASRGFGKLWAEALLQRGDKVIATARDLSTLDDLVNRFGENILPLQLDVNDRTADFAAIQKAKEHFGSIDILINNAGYGLFGAVEETTEEEARAQMETNFFGLLWLSQAVLPIMREQGHGHIIQLSSIVGLVGVPVLSLYNASKFAVEGLGETLAAEVKHFGINVTLLEPNGYATDWSGASAAQTTPMPEYDGVRAAFQSSVTDDFWGVPTATTAALLRLIDSENPPLRLFLGKNAYPMVKQAYESRFAEWDSWAEVSTAAHG; translated from the coding sequence ATGGCAAAGACAATTTTTATCACCGGAGCTTCAAGAGGTTTTGGTAAATTATGGGCCGAAGCATTATTGCAAAGAGGCGACAAAGTAATAGCAACTGCAAGAGATTTAAGTACTCTTGACGATCTTGTCAACCGATTTGGTGAAAATATTTTACCCCTTCAGTTAGACGTTAATGATCGTACCGCAGATTTTGCAGCAATTCAGAAAGCGAAAGAACATTTCGGAAGTATCGATATACTGATCAATAACGCAGGTTATGGATTATTTGGTGCTGTGGAAGAGACAACTGAAGAGGAAGCCAGAGCACAGATGGAAACGAATTTCTTTGGTTTGTTATGGCTGAGCCAGGCGGTTCTACCCATTATGCGTGAACAGGGTCATGGACATATCATTCAGCTATCAAGTATTGTAGGTCTTGTTGGGGTTCCTGTACTAAGTTTATATAACGCTTCTAAATTTGCAGTGGAAGGTTTAGGAGAAACACTCGCCGCTGAAGTAAAACATTTTGGAATTAATGTTACTTTACTGGAACCTAACGGTTATGCAACAGATTGGAGTGGAGCTTCTGCTGCACAAACTACTCCAATGCCTGAATATGACGGAGTACGTGCTGCGTTCCAGTCTTCTGTAACAGATGATTTCTGGGGAGTGCCAACGGCAACAACAGCAGCTTTACTTCGATTGATTGACAGTGAAAATCCACCGTTACGTTTATTCTTAGGTAAAAACGCTTATCCAATGGTAAAACAGGCGTATGAAAGTCGTTTTGCAGAATGGGATTCGTGGGCTGAAGTCTCTACAGCAGCGCATGGATAA
- a CDS encoding ABC transporter ATP-binding protein: protein MINIHNLSKIYQSEDVQTHALNKVNLSIKEGEFLAIMGPSGCGKSTFLNILGLLDSASEGSYRFSENEMVGLSERGKSDVRKKNIGFIFQNFNLIDELNVYENIELPLIYNGVSSSERKKRVDEILEKINISHRAKHYPQQLSGGQQQRAAVARALVTKPKLILADEPTGNLDSSNGNEVMNLLAELHREGSTIVMVTHSSYDAGYASRIINMKDGEIFNEEHASQRKDVFAKANAAEFE from the coding sequence ATGATCAACATACATAATCTTTCAAAAATTTATCAGTCAGAAGATGTGCAGACTCATGCATTAAATAAAGTAAACCTTAGTATTAAAGAAGGGGAATTTCTAGCCATAATGGGGCCTTCCGGCTGTGGTAAATCAACATTTTTAAATATCCTGGGACTTCTTGATTCCGCTTCCGAAGGTTCTTACCGGTTTTCAGAAAATGAAATGGTAGGGCTGAGTGAGAGAGGAAAATCGGATGTCCGTAAAAAAAATATAGGCTTTATTTTTCAGAATTTTAATCTTATAGACGAACTAAACGTTTACGAAAACATAGAGCTTCCCTTAATTTATAATGGAGTGTCTTCATCAGAAAGAAAAAAGAGAGTTGATGAAATCTTAGAGAAAATCAACATCAGCCACCGAGCCAAACATTATCCACAACAGCTTTCCGGAGGACAACAGCAAAGGGCGGCTGTAGCGAGAGCCCTGGTGACGAAACCTAAACTGATCCTTGCAGATGAACCGACCGGAAATCTGGACAGTTCTAATGGAAACGAAGTCATGAACCTTTTGGCTGAACTTCACAGAGAAGGCTCTACCATTGTAATGGTAACACACTCTTCATACGATGCAGGCTATGCTTCGAGAATTATCAATATGAAAGACGGAGAAATTTTTAATGAAGAGCATGCCTCTCAGAGAAAAGATGTATTTGCAAAAGCAAATGCTGCAGAATTTGAATAA
- a CDS encoding efflux RND transporter periplasmic adaptor subunit, protein MDTKIVKKKSKLKFVLGGLAGVVILSLSGLYFTQQKKTYNVAAEDIQTDKVTQGKFEDMLMVTAQTQSLNSSLVNVLEGGAVKEIFAEDGQMLIKGQPIARVYNPNTEFNYMNQQNGILQQISQMRSTLLELKNQELAQDKELLQSQNDYNTALQNFNLQKRLYDAEIGKKTDYDISVQNLNYQKQRKSIVEKGFTSEKNSRNSQMAAVNSSMGEMNRSLTILSSNKNNFLITAPASGRLSSFTITAGENLTSGQSIGRIDLMDGYKLVAKVDEYYINKLQNGIKGMLDNNGADYEVVITKILPEVKDGQFSAELNFTHKKPENLKIGMTFGVKLKLSADTQSTMIPKGNFYKDTNGKWVFVVKGNKAEKRNISLGRENPLYYEVKSGLKSGETIITSDYSDLKKYEILDIKK, encoded by the coding sequence ATGGATACGAAAATAGTAAAAAAGAAATCGAAATTAAAATTTGTTTTAGGCGGATTGGCAGGAGTGGTCATATTATCGCTATCTGGGTTATATTTTACCCAACAGAAGAAAACCTATAATGTTGCAGCAGAAGATATCCAGACGGATAAAGTGACTCAGGGAAAGTTTGAGGATATGCTAATGGTTACTGCACAGACACAATCCCTTAATTCTTCACTGGTGAATGTTTTAGAAGGCGGGGCTGTAAAAGAAATTTTTGCTGAGGATGGTCAGATGCTGATCAAGGGTCAACCTATTGCAAGGGTTTATAATCCCAATACAGAATTCAACTACATGAATCAACAAAATGGAATCCTGCAACAGATCAGTCAGATGAGAAGCACACTTCTTGAATTGAAAAATCAGGAACTGGCTCAGGATAAAGAACTGCTGCAATCCCAGAATGATTATAATACAGCACTTCAAAACTTTAATCTTCAGAAACGTCTTTATGATGCGGAGATTGGAAAAAAAACTGATTATGATATCAGCGTACAGAATCTTAATTATCAAAAACAGCGGAAGTCAATTGTAGAGAAAGGATTTACAAGTGAGAAGAATTCCAGGAACTCCCAGATGGCGGCAGTCAATTCTTCAATGGGAGAGATGAATAGGAGTCTTACCATCTTAAGTTCCAACAAAAATAATTTCCTCATTACTGCACCTGCTTCCGGACGGCTATCTTCTTTTACCATTACAGCAGGCGAAAATCTGACAAGCGGGCAGAGTATCGGAAGAATAGACCTGATGGACGGCTATAAACTGGTGGCTAAAGTGGATGAATATTACATTAATAAATTACAGAATGGGATCAAGGGAATGCTTGATAATAATGGAGCTGATTATGAGGTAGTCATTACCAAAATTCTTCCTGAAGTAAAAGACGGACAATTTTCTGCAGAGCTTAACTTTACGCATAAGAAACCTGAAAATCTGAAAATTGGGATGACTTTCGGAGTTAAACTAAAACTTTCGGCAGATACACAAAGTACTATGATTCCTAAAGGGAATTTTTACAAAGACACCAATGGAAAATGGGTATTTGTGGTCAAGGGAAATAAAGCTGAAAAAAGAAATATCAGTTTAGGAAGAGAAAATCCACTGTACTATGAAGTAAAATCCGGATTGAAGTCAGGAGAAACCATAATTACATCCGACTATTCTGATCTTAAAAAATATGAGATCCTCGACATAAAAAAGTAA
- a CDS encoding ABC transporter permease: MLKNWLKIALVNYKKNALSTIINIFGLTVGLTGFMMILMHWNDEESYEKWNPKKDQIYAFQFFTKKDNAYGSTISYPMAVSASKKIPEVLDYLLFSSPSGYKMTTKYRTAYQKDGLLSSESFFNFFPFKIIAGDTKDALKTETSIAISKQTAMKLFGRTNVAGESIKIENKEYIVTAVYELPEGNTQIKPEFIINPVEQLRSDREHWSDFKYGSFFMLKKGTDPAVFEQKFKRDIIEIRSAIEAKPLGITIEQFLEKYGPNDGLLTPLDKIRLHAKASWFGVGDFKTILILFFLSVMIVILSAINFINLKTAEASQRGKEVGVRKAIGGTRSSLIMQFLLETFMICMLSYFLSLALTELLLPNFNKFFGKEVKLNDWHIFVYSLGMAVIVTLISGLIPAFYLSSFKAIETLKGNFSRSKHGIWLRNGILTLQLMISSFFIIGGLIVDSQVKHMMNKDLGFDGKQIMLITFNENSPKPWLKYERLKTQLSKIDGVETVSYGEAVAGSNRRSSSNMDSKNQTINSDYSTMDYNYLQFMGVKLVKGRWLNPELASDTINNMIVNEAFVRKFGWTDDQVLDGTYTPGFDDEKKYRVVGIVKDFNFRNLKLKVEPIAFFHYKETDRKRFDVYNIQVKVKPDDIEGTVNNIKKYWENTVEPGYPFEYYFVNQRFARTFVQYQKQKTTFSILNAMVLMVALLGLFALSSLMIEQKLKEVAIRKTLGASDRILIFGLTKQFLWIAVSAVLISIPISYFLMNEWLKDFAYRIDMPVWPFMISFCVLLALTFAVVSIKAYKATKVNLVKYLKYE; the protein is encoded by the coding sequence ATGCTTAAAAACTGGCTCAAAATTGCGTTGGTCAATTATAAAAAAAATGCGCTGTCCACGATCATCAATATATTTGGACTTACGGTAGGTCTTACAGGTTTTATGATGATTCTGATGCATTGGAATGACGAAGAGTCCTATGAAAAATGGAATCCTAAAAAGGATCAGATCTATGCTTTTCAGTTCTTCACCAAAAAAGATAATGCTTATGGAAGTACCATATCTTATCCAATGGCGGTGAGTGCTTCTAAAAAAATTCCTGAAGTTCTGGATTATCTGCTTTTCAGCAGTCCATCAGGGTATAAGATGACCACAAAATACCGGACAGCTTATCAGAAAGACGGACTTTTATCATCCGAAAGCTTCTTTAATTTTTTTCCGTTTAAAATTATTGCGGGAGACACTAAAGATGCTTTGAAAACAGAAACATCCATTGCTATTTCTAAGCAGACGGCAATGAAGTTATTCGGGAGAACCAATGTAGCGGGTGAATCAATAAAAATTGAAAATAAAGAGTACATAGTTACTGCGGTATATGAACTTCCTGAGGGGAACACTCAGATAAAACCTGAATTTATTATCAATCCGGTGGAGCAGCTGAGAAGTGACAGGGAACATTGGAGCGATTTCAAGTATGGATCTTTCTTTATGTTGAAAAAAGGTACGGATCCTGCTGTTTTTGAACAGAAGTTTAAGAGAGATATTATTGAAATCAGGTCAGCTATTGAGGCTAAACCTTTGGGTATAACCATCGAACAGTTTTTGGAAAAATACGGCCCTAACGATGGACTATTGACTCCTTTGGATAAGATCAGGCTGCATGCAAAAGCGTCATGGTTCGGAGTGGGAGATTTCAAAACCATACTCATTCTATTCTTTCTGTCAGTAATGATCGTTATTTTATCCGCCATCAATTTTATTAATTTAAAAACAGCTGAAGCTTCACAGAGAGGTAAAGAAGTGGGAGTAAGAAAAGCGATCGGAGGGACAAGGTCTTCTTTAATCATGCAGTTTCTTTTGGAGACTTTTATGATATGCATGTTGTCGTATTTCCTTTCGTTGGCTTTAACGGAGCTGTTACTTCCTAATTTCAACAAGTTCTTTGGTAAAGAAGTCAAACTGAATGACTGGCATATCTTCGTTTACTCACTGGGCATGGCCGTTATCGTAACTTTAATATCCGGGCTTATTCCTGCCTTCTATCTTTCCAGTTTCAAAGCCATTGAAACCCTGAAAGGAAATTTTTCACGAAGCAAACATGGGATCTGGTTAAGAAACGGAATTCTTACCCTGCAACTGATGATTTCTTCATTTTTTATTATCGGAGGCCTGATTGTAGACAGCCAGGTAAAACATATGATGAATAAAGATCTGGGTTTTGATGGAAAACAAATCATGCTTATTACCTTCAATGAAAATAGCCCGAAACCATGGTTGAAATATGAACGTCTGAAAACCCAACTTTCAAAAATAGACGGTGTTGAAACAGTTTCTTATGGTGAGGCAGTTGCCGGAAGCAACAGGCGAAGCAGTTCAAATATGGACAGTAAGAACCAGACGATTAATTCTGACTACAGTACGATGGATTATAATTATCTGCAATTTATGGGGGTGAAACTGGTGAAGGGACGATGGCTGAATCCTGAATTGGCCTCTGATACGATCAATAATATGATTGTCAATGAAGCATTCGTTAGAAAATTTGGTTGGACTGACGATCAGGTACTTGATGGTACTTACACTCCAGGATTTGATGATGAAAAAAAATACAGAGTTGTTGGTATCGTCAAAGATTTTAATTTCAGAAATCTTAAACTTAAAGTAGAGCCGATTGCATTTTTCCACTATAAAGAAACAGATCGTAAAAGATTTGATGTATATAATATTCAGGTGAAAGTGAAGCCTGACGATATTGAAGGCACCGTCAACAATATTAAGAAATACTGGGAAAATACTGTAGAACCCGGGTATCCTTTTGAGTATTATTTTGTTAATCAAAGATTTGCCAGAACCTTTGTGCAGTATCAGAAACAGAAAACTACATTTTCTATTCTTAATGCAATGGTATTGATGGTGGCTTTATTAGGACTCTTTGCCCTTTCTTCTTTAATGATTGAGCAGAAACTAAAGGAAGTGGCAATCAGGAAAACATTAGGTGCATCAGACCGTATCCTGATTTTTGGATTGACAAAACAGTTTCTTTGGATTGCAGTAAGTGCTGTTCTGATCAGTATTCCAATCAGTTATTTCCTCATGAACGAGTGGCTTAAAGATTTCGCCTACAGAATTGATATGCCGGTTTGGCCGTTTATGATAAGCTTTTGTGTACTGCTTGCATTGACATTTGCTGTGGTTAGCATCAAAGCGTATAAAGCGACGAAAGTCAATCTTGTTAAATACCTCAAATATGAGTAA
- a CDS encoding sensor histidine kinase, producing MSRHNYQWFLYNFFAILSGIACYHFFLEGKWFSAILFAGLMIAFLVFINYSLTTQLAKTEKIISSIRRKDFSLFPKEDGTELLDSSIRLYYQSKQEQLSQSSLQLLYESILDQMETGLMILLEKDKNWDVFYVNGAFLDILQVPKYNTWSPYASKVPEFYKIIEDTGYTSSQEFFDISIQGNSKQSFSLRTKQVKNIQHRFYIITLESVQKIIEQKEKMAWNNLMKVLSHELLNTLTPVNSLIQNLEYISNQETVDKEDQQEMKESLMIINSKSKQLLRFVDDYRQVAELPKPVFSPVSLKKVIESAVSFLKPEFEKQNISIILEIEDFRVPADEKMIERSLINLYLNAIFAVSEKEHKTIKTSVRSHNNRIIISITDNGSGITPEIKDKIFLPFFTTRATGSGIGLTLTKSIMEAHGGYLNYQALEEGSSFELWFL from the coding sequence ATGAGTAGACATAATTACCAATGGTTCCTTTATAATTTCTTTGCGATCCTAAGCGGAATTGCATGTTACCATTTTTTCCTGGAGGGAAAGTGGTTCAGTGCAATTCTTTTTGCGGGACTTATGATTGCCTTTTTAGTTTTCATAAATTATTCATTAACAACCCAGCTTGCAAAAACTGAAAAAATAATCTCATCCATCCGAAGAAAAGACTTTTCATTATTTCCAAAAGAAGATGGAACAGAACTTTTAGACAGCAGCATTCGCTTATATTACCAAAGTAAACAGGAACAATTATCCCAATCTTCCTTACAGCTTCTTTATGAGAGTATTCTGGATCAGATGGAAACAGGCCTTATGATCCTTTTGGAAAAAGATAAAAACTGGGATGTATTTTATGTAAACGGAGCTTTTCTTGATATTTTACAGGTTCCCAAATACAATACCTGGAGTCCATATGCATCAAAAGTTCCTGAATTTTATAAGATTATTGAAGATACAGGTTATACCAGTTCTCAGGAGTTTTTTGACATTTCCATCCAGGGAAACTCCAAACAGTCTTTCTCACTAAGAACAAAACAGGTGAAAAATATACAACACCGTTTTTATATTATCACGCTTGAATCTGTTCAAAAAATCATTGAACAAAAGGAGAAAATGGCTTGGAATAATTTGATGAAAGTGCTTTCGCATGAACTTCTCAATACGCTGACCCCCGTAAACAGCCTGATACAGAATCTGGAATATATCAGTAATCAGGAAACTGTAGACAAGGAGGATCAGCAGGAGATGAAGGAAAGCCTGATGATCATTAATTCAAAATCGAAACAGCTTCTAAGGTTTGTGGATGATTACCGTCAGGTTGCAGAATTACCTAAACCTGTTTTCTCTCCTGTTTCCCTGAAAAAAGTAATTGAATCCGCCGTGAGCTTTTTAAAACCTGAATTTGAAAAACAGAACATTTCAATAATTCTGGAAATAGAAGACTTTAGGGTTCCTGCTGATGAGAAAATGATCGAAAGGAGCCTCATCAACCTTTATCTCAATGCCATTTTTGCCGTTTCTGAAAAAGAGCATAAAACGATTAAAACAAGTGTAAGATCACACAACAACCGGATCATTATCAGCATTACAGACAATGGCTCCGGTATTACCCCGGAAATTAAGGACAAGATCTTCCTTCCGTTTTTCACTACAAGAGCTACCGGATCAGGAATCGGGCTAACGCTTACTAAAAGCATTATGGAAGCCCACGGTGGCTATCTTAATTATCAGGCATTGGAAGAAGGCAGTAGTTTTGAGTTGTGGTTTTTATAA
- a CDS encoding TolC family protein: protein MKNFIFIFFVGLFPAQQTWNLQQSLEYATTHHPLIKQATVTVTKNEKLIIASKGMLLPSAEAGVKHNYSFGSSINQSSNQREALNTQYDELNVRADWELFNWKNFLNISLSRLNKETSTYKLKQAQNDVKLNVIQMFFTYQNSRSWLNVLETQISGIEDQIKRTEKEVEIGNRPKSDVYDIKANLGTLQEQWVSAKNQRDLAKINLLNAVAVTTDSIDFVLDDEKALAGAEFQDTDFTKKLLEKNPAYQSAMAEITAMRKREEVARSGYLPTLNGSYSWSSFYNKALGKNDVQTVSFSDQFSQNKNQSLAFGLNIPIFNKLQVKTNVEIAKLNTINSNLDKELVINNLTQTINSIKAQFLNAQEKYNLLDANFENQKLSFQKSEEKYREGLMDAYTFFVVRNGWLQANYNLISSKNEVIQQTELLKVLESGL, encoded by the coding sequence ATGAAAAATTTCATTTTCATATTTTTTGTTGGCCTTTTTCCGGCCCAGCAAACATGGAACCTGCAACAAAGTCTGGAGTATGCAACGACGCACCATCCACTGATAAAGCAGGCTACCGTTACTGTTACAAAGAACGAAAAACTGATCATTGCTTCAAAAGGAATGTTGTTACCTTCTGCAGAAGCTGGGGTGAAGCATAATTATAGTTTTGGCTCTTCCATCAACCAATCAAGCAACCAGAGGGAAGCTCTAAATACGCAATATGACGAGCTTAATGTGAGGGCAGATTGGGAGCTTTTCAACTGGAAGAATTTCTTAAATATATCTTTGTCCAGGCTTAATAAAGAAACCAGTACCTATAAACTTAAACAGGCTCAGAATGATGTAAAACTGAATGTTATTCAAATGTTCTTTACCTATCAGAATAGCCGTAGCTGGCTGAATGTGCTGGAAACTCAAATCTCAGGGATTGAAGACCAGATCAAGCGTACAGAGAAGGAAGTCGAAATTGGAAACAGACCCAAAAGTGATGTGTATGATATCAAAGCTAACTTGGGAACATTACAGGAACAGTGGGTGTCAGCAAAGAACCAGCGTGATCTTGCGAAAATTAACCTTCTGAATGCTGTAGCAGTTACCACGGATTCTATAGATTTTGTACTGGACGATGAAAAGGCTCTTGCCGGAGCTGAGTTTCAGGATACGGACTTTACAAAAAAGCTACTTGAAAAAAATCCTGCGTATCAATCTGCGATGGCCGAGATTACCGCAATGAGAAAAAGAGAAGAAGTCGCGAGATCCGGTTATTTACCGACATTAAATGGAAGCTACAGTTGGTCGAGTTTTTATAATAAAGCATTAGGAAAAAATGATGTTCAGACAGTTAGCTTCTCAGATCAGTTTTCACAGAATAAAAATCAGTCTCTCGCATTCGGACTCAATATTCCCATTTTTAATAAGTTACAGGTGAAAACGAATGTTGAGATTGCTAAACTCAATACGATTAATTCAAATTTAGACAAAGAACTGGTCATCAATAATCTTACCCAGACTATTAATTCGATCAAAGCTCAATTTCTAAATGCTCAGGAAAAATATAATCTTTTGGATGCCAATTTTGAAAATCAAAAACTTTCATTTCAGAAATCTGAAGAGAAGTATCGGGAAGGCCTGATGGATGCATATACATTTTTCGTTGTCAGAAATGGATGGCTTCAGGCGAATTATAACCTGATCAGCAGCAAAAATGAGGTCATTCAGCAAACAGAACTCTTAAAGGTGCTGGAGTCTGGTTTGTAA
- a CDS encoding helix-turn-helix domain-containing protein — protein MEHLKSLGDIHQFNGFPAPENPLFSVYQCTQTCQMGDRQFISDFYMIGFKKLKSGIIMYGRTKYDTDNGSMMFIKPRQVVEFKSVEYDEDAFIMFIHEDFLHGHYLHSEISKYGFFDYETNETLHLSPSEEQIMWDLYYKIEKEYHNNADEYSRDIILAHIDSMLKYSQRFYKRQFINRTELSKKTVSKFNEAIANHFKNDLPLSQRLPSVTALASQLSMSPRYLSDLLKQETGKTAIELIHIYLINEAKNLLKTNDSRVSEIAYELGFENLPYFSRLFKKETGITPNQFKKGLLN, from the coding sequence ATGGAACATTTAAAAAGTTTAGGGGATATTCATCAGTTCAACGGTTTTCCAGCGCCGGAAAATCCTTTGTTCAGTGTTTATCAGTGTACCCAGACCTGCCAGATGGGTGACCGACAGTTTATTTCTGATTTTTATATGATCGGTTTCAAAAAACTGAAATCAGGAATTATTATGTACGGCCGTACCAAATATGACACAGACAATGGCAGCATGATGTTTATTAAACCCCGTCAGGTGGTAGAATTCAAAAGCGTGGAATATGATGAAGATGCCTTTATTATGTTTATCCACGAGGATTTTCTGCACGGTCATTATTTACATTCTGAGATCAGTAAATATGGTTTCTTTGATTATGAAACCAACGAAACACTGCACCTTTCTCCATCAGAAGAGCAGATCATGTGGGATCTGTATTATAAAATTGAAAAAGAATACCACAACAATGCTGATGAATACAGCCGTGATATTATTCTGGCACATATTGATTCGATGTTGAAGTATTCACAGCGATTTTATAAACGGCAGTTCATTAACCGTACTGAACTATCGAAAAAAACGGTGTCAAAATTCAATGAAGCCATAGCCAACCATTTTAAAAATGACCTCCCCCTTTCCCAAAGGTTGCCTTCCGTTACCGCATTGGCATCTCAACTTAGCATGTCTCCGCGCTACTTAAGTGACTTACTTAAGCAGGAAACGGGAAAAACAGCCATCGAACTGATCCATATTTATCTGATCAACGAGGCTAAAAACCTTCTTAAAACAAATGATAGCAGGGTTTCAGAAATAGCCTATGAACTGGGTTTTGAAAACCTTCCTTATTTTTCAAGATTGTTTAAAAAAGAAACAGGAATAACTCCTAACCAATTCAAAAAAGGACTCCTGAACTGA
- a CDS encoding sigma-54-dependent transcriptional regulator, with protein sequence MRKKEAHILIVDDDEDILFSARVWLKKFFTEVSCLSKPAQIMKFMTESQIDAVVLDMNFRKGFESGQDGLYWMNEIKTLEPHLPIILMTAYGEVELAVEALKKGASDFILKPWNNEKLYASVNLAVDISRKNKKLSQWENVNQKNSQYQLESHSLKMKEVLEQIKKVAPTDANVLLLGENGTGKYVLAESIHEQSERKNQPFVHIDLGSISESLFESELFGYKKGAFTDAYQDYAGKIENAQNGTVFLDEIGNLPLQLQTKLLSLIQNRKLSRLGESKERLLDVRFIFATNENLKKAVAENRFRQDLYYRINTVEIQIPALRERQEDIGLLAHYFLDRYKQKYHKPNLELTDDLLFTLKNYPWPGNIRELDHCLERSVILSTDNNLQLLMPQLEEHEHTIINLNIEEMEEVLIKKALKKHRGNISLAAEDLGLSRAALYRRMEKFGI encoded by the coding sequence ATGCGAAAAAAAGAAGCCCATATTCTAATTGTGGACGATGACGAAGATATTTTGTTTTCTGCAAGAGTCTGGCTCAAAAAGTTTTTCACTGAGGTCAGCTGCCTCAGCAAGCCTGCCCAGATCATGAAATTCATGACTGAAAGTCAGATTGATGCGGTGGTATTAGACATGAATTTCAGAAAAGGATTTGAAAGTGGCCAGGATGGCCTGTATTGGATGAACGAGATTAAAACCCTTGAACCCCATCTTCCTATTATTTTAATGACCGCTTATGGTGAAGTAGAATTAGCTGTAGAAGCATTAAAAAAAGGAGCCTCTGATTTTATTTTAAAACCCTGGAACAATGAAAAGTTATATGCCTCAGTAAATCTGGCTGTTGATATTTCAAGAAAAAATAAAAAGCTCAGTCAATGGGAAAATGTGAATCAAAAAAACAGTCAGTATCAACTGGAGAGCCACTCTCTGAAAATGAAGGAGGTTCTTGAACAGATCAAAAAGGTAGCGCCAACAGATGCTAACGTCCTTCTTTTAGGAGAAAACGGAACCGGAAAATATGTATTGGCTGAATCCATTCATGAACAGTCGGAAAGAAAAAATCAACCTTTTGTTCATATTGACTTAGGCAGTATTTCAGAAAGTCTTTTTGAATCTGAATTATTTGGTTATAAAAAGGGAGCATTTACAGATGCTTATCAGGATTATGCAGGGAAAATCGAGAATGCTCAAAACGGAACGGTTTTTCTCGATGAGATCGGAAATCTTCCCCTTCAGCTTCAGACAAAATTGTTGAGTCTGATCCAGAACAGGAAATTATCCAGATTAGGAGAATCTAAAGAACGTTTACTGGATGTCCGTTTCATTTTTGCAACGAATGAAAACCTGAAAAAAGCGGTGGCTGAAAACCGGTTTCGTCAGGATCTGTATTACAGGATCAATACTGTGGAAATTCAGATTCCGGCATTAAGGGAAAGACAGGAGGATATCGGTCTTTTAGCGCATTATTTTTTAGACCGTTATAAACAAAAGTACCATAAACCGAATCTGGAGCTGACCGATGATTTGCTGTTTACCCTTAAAAATTATCCATGGCCGGGAAATATCCGTGAACTGGATCATTGCCTGGAAAGAAGTGTCATTCTTTCAACTGATAACAACCTTCAGCTCCTGATGCCACAATTGGAAGAACATGAACATACCATTATCAATCTCAACATTGAAGAAATGGAAGAAGTGCTCATCAAAAAAGCCTTAAAAAAGCATCGCGGAAATATTTCTCTGGCGGCTGAAGACCTGGGACTTTCAAGGGCAGCATTGTACAGGAGAATGGAGAAGTTTGGGATATGA